The following proteins come from a genomic window of Polaribacter dokdonensis:
- a CDS encoding sterol desaturase family protein, translating into MEKYIDIIKNSYSSYWNYLKNSVLFELNWENYFYGLLIISFVVWGLEALFPWRKNQSLFRKDFWLDTFYMFFNFFLLNLIVLIALSNAAAEIFNDVLGLVGLTISSFELLDLNSLPFLLRIFIFFIVVDFVQWWTHRLLHRVEFLWNFHKVHHSVKEMGFAAHLRYHWMEPVVYNSLRYIPLAIIGGFTAQDVAVVHFFNITIGHLNHANINWDYGWLKYIFNNPKMHIWHHSKELPEERKYGVNFGLTLSVWDYLFKTNYIPYSGRDIELGFEGDEHFPKSFIGQVKHPL; encoded by the coding sequence ATGGAGAAATATATAGACATCATAAAAAATTCGTATTCCAGCTACTGGAACTACCTTAAAAACTCAGTATTGTTTGAATTGAATTGGGAGAATTATTTTTACGGGTTGCTTATAATTTCTTTTGTAGTTTGGGGTTTAGAAGCTTTGTTTCCTTGGCGTAAAAATCAATCTTTGTTTCGTAAAGATTTCTGGTTGGATACCTTCTACATGTTCTTCAACTTTTTTCTTTTAAATCTAATTGTTTTAATTGCTTTATCAAACGCAGCTGCAGAAATTTTTAATGATGTTTTGGGCTTAGTAGGTTTAACTATAAGCAGTTTTGAATTGCTAGATTTAAATAGCCTGCCTTTCTTACTACGAATCTTTATTTTCTTTATCGTTGTTGATTTTGTACAGTGGTGGACACATCGTTTGTTACATAGAGTAGAGTTTTTATGGAATTTTCATAAAGTGCATCACTCTGTAAAAGAAATGGGCTTTGCTGCTCATTTACGTTACCATTGGATGGAACCTGTAGTGTATAATTCGCTACGTTATATACCTTTAGCTATTATTGGCGGATTTACTGCACAAGATGTGGCTGTTGTTCATTTTTTTAATATTACCATAGGGCATTTGAATCACGCCAATATCAATTGGGATTATGGCTGGCTAAAGTACATTTTTAACAATCCTAAAATGCACATTTGGCATCACTCTAAAGAGTTGCCAGAAGAACGCAAGTATGGGGTAAACTTTGGTTTAACTTTAAGTGTATGGGATTATCTTTTTAAAACCAACTACATCCCTTATTCTGGTAGAGATATTGAACTAGGCTTTGAGGGTGATGAGCATTTTCCAAAAAGTTTTATAGGACAAGTAAAACATCCTTTATAA
- a CDS encoding metallophosphoesterase family protein, translating into MRTFAIGDIHGGFKALIQVLNQLELTEEDQLIFMGDYVDGWSEAAQVIDFLIDFSKKFTCVFIKGNHDVWCENWLKDKNDVNPSWYLHGGKETMDSYAVFSKEDKEAHLAFFEALQMYHLDNENRLFLHAGFTSMHGVEKESYPHKFCTDRTLWEMAMALDKNIEVTANNYPKRLQHYHEIYIGHTPTTNYNEAYPMNAANIWNVDTGAAFKGKITAMNIETKAFFQSDSLPDLYPNEKGRN; encoded by the coding sequence ATGAGAACGTTTGCTATTGGAGATATCCATGGAGGCTTTAAAGCATTAATACAGGTATTAAATCAATTAGAACTTACAGAAGAAGATCAGCTTATTTTTATGGGTGATTATGTAGATGGCTGGAGTGAGGCTGCACAAGTCATTGATTTTTTAATTGACTTTTCTAAAAAGTTTACCTGTGTTTTTATAAAAGGGAATCATGATGTTTGGTGCGAAAATTGGCTGAAGGATAAAAATGATGTGAACCCTTCTTGGTATTTACATGGTGGCAAAGAAACTATGGATAGTTATGCTGTTTTCTCTAAAGAAGATAAAGAAGCACATCTGGCTTTTTTCGAAGCTTTACAAATGTATCATTTAGATAATGAGAACCGTTTATTTTTACATGCAGGTTTTACCTCAATGCATGGGGTAGAAAAAGAATCGTATCCGCATAAATTTTGTACAGACAGAACGTTATGGGAAATGGCAATGGCGTTAGATAAAAATATTGAGGTTACTGCCAATAATTACCCAAAACGATTGCAACATTATCATGAAATTTACATTGGGCATACCCCAACTACAAATTATAATGAGGCCTACCCTATGAATGCTGCTAATATTTGGAATGTAGATACTGGTGCCGCTTTTAAAGGTAAAATAACAGCAATGAACATAGAAACGAAAGCTTTCTTTCAAAGTGATTCGTTGCCAGATTTGTATCCTAATGAAAAGGGTAGAAATTAA
- a CDS encoding POTRA domain-containing protein, which translates to MISKFKIGLFLCLCSGYLLQAQTTKITEIAIEGTVKTKPSFITKILQTQVGQVLDSTVLHQDVLRLKRLPAISYAYFSVKELSNKQCVIVITIKENYTLLPDVNFWTTTNNVFSYKLGLYEYNLLGRNITLGGFYQYNGFHTYAVNFKAPNLFSRKWGIALNHQNWKSEEPLYFNSGSANYLYNNISFEALALYQINLNHEINFGLNLFTEKYQYLSGVTSPQIPQQLNLQKALFKLVYGYTNLDYYYQYVSGFKSVLYAQYVLTENDYQNDFYIFWNDFFYYSRIGEKGNWANRLRFGLSSNEDTPFAPFALDNNVNLRGVGILVDRGTGSMVLNTEYRHTVYDKKWLAIQTNVFTDFGSWRNPGGTLGDFFKEENIRIYSGVGLRFISKKIYNATFRIDYGFRIVGQSNTSKGGFVFGIGQYF; encoded by the coding sequence ATGATTTCTAAATTTAAAATAGGGCTATTTTTATGTTTGTGTAGTGGTTATCTGCTACAAGCACAGACTACAAAAATTACAGAAATTGCAATAGAAGGTACAGTAAAAACAAAGCCCTCTTTTATTACAAAGATTTTACAAACACAAGTAGGGCAGGTATTAGATTCTACAGTATTGCATCAAGATGTTTTACGTTTAAAACGTTTGCCAGCCATAAGCTATGCTTACTTTTCAGTAAAAGAATTATCGAATAAGCAATGTGTGATTGTTATTACAATAAAAGAAAATTACACCTTATTACCAGATGTTAATTTTTGGACTACGACTAACAATGTGTTCTCTTATAAATTGGGTTTGTACGAGTACAATTTGTTGGGTAGAAACATCACTTTAGGAGGCTTTTATCAATACAATGGTTTTCATACCTATGCTGTAAATTTTAAAGCACCCAATCTTTTTTCTCGAAAATGGGGTATTGCTTTAAATCATCAAAATTGGAAAAGCGAAGAACCTTTGTACTTCAATTCAGGTTCTGCCAATTACTTATACAACAACATCTCTTTTGAGGCTCTGGCTCTGTATCAAATTAATTTAAATCATGAAATTAACTTTGGTTTAAATCTATTTACAGAAAAATACCAATACTTATCTGGGGTAACGTCACCTCAAATTCCACAACAATTAAATTTGCAAAAAGCATTGTTTAAGTTGGTGTATGGCTATACCAATTTAGACTATTATTACCAATATGTAAGTGGTTTTAAAAGCGTGTTGTATGCACAATACGTACTCACAGAAAATGATTATCAGAATGATTTTTACATTTTTTGGAACGACTTTTTTTACTACAGTAGAATAGGCGAAAAAGGCAATTGGGCAAACAGATTGCGTTTTGGTTTATCGTCTAATGAAGACACCCCTTTTGCACCTTTTGCTTTAGATAATAATGTAAACTTAAGAGGTGTAGGTATTTTGGTAGATAGAGGTACAGGAAGTATGGTTTTAAACACAGAATACAGACATACTGTTTACGACAAAAAATGGCTAGCCATACAAACCAATGTCTTTACCGATTTTGGTTCGTGGAGAAATCCAGGAGGTACTTTAGGCGATTTCTTTAAAGAAGAAAACATTCGTATATATTCTGGTGTAGGTTTGCGTTTCATCAGTAAAAAAATATACAATGCTACTTTTAGAATCGATTATGGTTTTCGAATAGTGGGGCAATCCAACACTTCTAAAGGAGGTTTTGTATTTGGTATTGGACAATACTTTTAA
- a CDS encoding glycoside hydrolase family 113, whose translation MKTRYLFLIAVLFLQTACKSQTQKINGLSFVASRDSISQKHITPVLNSKSNFVALMPYSFIRNLDYPKIEFNTNREWFGETENGLLQYAKEFQKVNIKIMVKPHLWLRRGGFTGDLKPTTEENWKLLEDTYKAYILTYAKAAEALDAEVLCIGTELKEFVMNRPDYWVQLIKEIREIYKGKLTYAANWDEYKRLSFWNELDYIGIDAYFPLSDVKTPTVAHLEEGWAKHKKEIIGIQQKFQKPVLFTEFGYRSVDYNAKKPWEFHRLQGSVNLQAQANGLQAIHNQFWNEDWFAGGFLWKWFHRHDKVGGENNNRFTPQNKPAEELIKKLYAQ comes from the coding sequence ATGAAAACACGATATCTCTTTCTAATTGCAGTGCTTTTTTTACAAACCGCTTGTAAAAGTCAAACTCAAAAAATTAATGGATTAAGCTTTGTGGCCTCTAGAGATTCTATTAGCCAAAAGCACATTACCCCAGTGTTAAATTCGAAGAGCAACTTTGTGGCTTTAATGCCTTATAGCTTTATTCGTAATTTGGATTACCCAAAAATTGAGTTCAATACCAATAGAGAATGGTTTGGAGAAACCGAAAACGGATTGCTACAATATGCCAAAGAGTTTCAAAAGGTAAACATTAAAATAATGGTAAAACCACACCTTTGGTTACGAAGAGGTGGCTTTACTGGCGATTTAAAACCAACCACAGAAGAAAATTGGAAGCTCTTAGAAGATACGTATAAGGCTTATATTTTAACTTATGCAAAAGCAGCTGAGGCTTTAGATGCAGAAGTATTGTGTATAGGTACAGAGCTAAAAGAATTTGTAATGAATAGACCTGACTATTGGGTGCAACTTATTAAAGAAATTAGAGAAATTTATAAAGGTAAATTAACCTATGCAGCCAATTGGGATGAGTACAAACGTTTGTCTTTTTGGAACGAGCTCGATTATATTGGTATTGATGCCTACTTTCCTTTGAGTGATGTAAAAACACCAACAGTAGCTCATTTAGAAGAAGGCTGGGCAAAACACAAAAAAGAAATTATAGGCATTCAGCAAAAATTTCAAAAACCTGTTTTGTTTACTGAGTTTGGCTATAGAAGTGTAGATTATAATGCTAAAAAACCTTGGGAATTTCATAGGCTGCAAGGCAGTGTAAATCTACAAGCACAAGCCAATGGTTTGCAAGCCATACACAATCAGTTCTGGAATGAAGATTGGTTTGCTGGTGGTTTTTTATGGAAATGGTTTCATAGACATGATAAAGTTGGTGGCGAAAACAACAACAGATTTACACCACAAAACAAACCTGCAGAAGAACTTATTAAAAAGCTATATGCACAATAA
- a CDS encoding NAD(P)/FAD-dependent oxidoreductase, with translation MEHIVIIGNGISGVTAARHIRKNSDKQITIVSAETKYFFSRTALMYIYMGHMKFEQTQPYENWFWDKNNINLKEGYVAQVNTDDKLLTFKDNSTISYDKLIIATGSKPNKFGWLGQDLKGVLGMYHKQDLENLEIYAPNKEVCKRAVIVGGGLIGIELAEMLRSRDIPVTFLVRESSFWNGVLPAQESEMINKHILEHHIDLRLSTNLKEIKSDENGNVKSIVIEETGEEIPCNVVGLTAGVTPNIDFLEGSGIETKKGVLVNRLLETSKKDVYAIGDCAEQHEAIGLRRNIEAVWYTGRMMGEALAQTICGKPREYNPGHWFNSAKFLDIEYQTYGWVFSERNKKENEAYFQWKHPKQNICITISYDAKTQQFLGINTFGIRMRHEIFDRWLTENQSIQHVLKYLKDANFDPEFYSLYEKEIVAKFNLENNIQLKVQPKSWKRIFSKA, from the coding sequence ATGGAACACATTGTAATTATCGGAAATGGAATTTCTGGGGTTACAGCTGCAAGGCACATCAGAAAAAATTCTGATAAGCAAATTACCATTGTCTCTGCTGAAACCAAATACTTTTTTTCTAGAACTGCGCTCATGTATATTTATATGGGACACATGAAATTTGAACAGACTCAACCTTACGAAAATTGGTTTTGGGACAAGAATAACATCAACCTAAAGGAAGGGTATGTAGCCCAAGTAAACACTGATGATAAGTTACTTACGTTTAAAGACAACTCTACTATATCTTACGATAAATTAATCATAGCTACAGGTTCTAAACCCAATAAATTTGGCTGGCTAGGTCAAGATTTAAAGGGAGTTTTAGGCATGTACCATAAGCAAGATTTAGAAAACTTAGAAATCTATGCCCCAAATAAAGAGGTGTGCAAAAGAGCAGTAATTGTTGGTGGTGGTTTAATAGGAATTGAATTGGCAGAAATGCTAAGAAGTAGAGACATACCTGTTACTTTCTTGGTGCGTGAAAGTAGTTTTTGGAATGGGGTTTTACCTGCTCAAGAATCTGAAATGATTAACAAACATATTTTAGAACATCATATAGATCTGCGATTAAGCACCAATTTAAAGGAGATAAAATCTGATGAAAATGGCAATGTTAAATCGATTGTTATTGAAGAAACTGGTGAAGAAATTCCTTGTAATGTAGTAGGTTTAACTGCTGGGGTTACTCCAAACATCGACTTTTTAGAAGGTTCAGGAATTGAGACTAAGAAAGGTGTCTTGGTAAATCGTTTGTTAGAAACCAGCAAAAAAGATGTGTATGCCATTGGCGATTGTGCAGAGCAACATGAAGCCATTGGTTTACGAAGAAATATTGAAGCTGTTTGGTATACAGGAAGAATGATGGGTGAAGCACTAGCACAGACTATTTGTGGAAAACCTAGAGAATACAACCCTGGACATTGGTTTAACTCCGCGAAATTTTTAGATATCGAATACCAAACCTATGGATGGGTGTTTAGCGAAAGAAATAAAAAAGAAAATGAAGCTTATTTTCAGTGGAAGCATCCTAAACAAAATATTTGCATTACCATTTCTTACGATGCTAAAACACAACAATTTTTAGGGATAAATACCTTCGGAATTCGAATGCGTCATGAAATTTTTGATAGATGGTTAACAGAAAACCAATCTATACAGCATGTTTTAAAGTATTTAAAGGATGCCAATTTTGACCCTGAATTTTACAGTTTGTACGAAAAAGAAATTGTGGCCAAATTCAACTTAGAAAATAACATACAACTTAAAGTACAACCTAAAAGTTGGAAACGTATTTTCTCTAAAGCATAA
- a CDS encoding 4Fe-4S binding protein yields MKAIKYIGLVIFLTGLTLFTATIFTGNFTFTQQELDTFVKEKGYKSEIFVKELEKALVTQEDVNIFEFSKRVRNAVAINNLYYNDLIAKYNAEKNWEKKGAQYQYKINGKPHSISFEIAKKAGSGFVKENAGLVWFLTFGLGIIGALLFILPNIILLGKPGIKNDHIYQQSATNRGFIAWLVLIYLVAFYLVLYFMADYVVNWTFILDPISKALNGGAASQWFVYGFLYCTIMLTMGVRMYIKYRHNKYQIIRTTSVLFFQIVFAFLIPEIMTSLNMPGYDFKNAFPLDYDFFFEWNLKSLTESGGIGIFILVWGIVLTLIIVPVMVYFFGKRWYCSWVCGCGGLAETLGDPYRQHSNKSLNAWKLERWLIHSVLVFSLVMTLVTLYCYFSGTSSFLGIKSQWIKDTYSFLIGAWFAGVIGTGFYPIFGNRVWCRFGCPLAAYLGLVQRFKSRFRITTNGGQCISCGNCSTYCEQGIDVRAYAQKGENIVRSSCVGCGICSAVCPRGVLKLENGPEEGRINPTEILLGNDVDLMELVNKKYLNL; encoded by the coding sequence TTGAAAGCGATAAAATACATAGGACTCGTCATTTTTTTAACAGGCTTAACCCTTTTTACAGCAACAATATTTACAGGTAATTTTACATTTACCCAACAAGAACTAGACACTTTTGTAAAAGAAAAAGGCTATAAGAGCGAAATCTTTGTTAAAGAATTAGAAAAGGCGTTAGTTACACAAGAAGACGTTAACATTTTCGAATTTTCGAAACGTGTTAGAAATGCTGTAGCTATCAACAATCTATATTACAATGACCTAATTGCCAAATACAATGCAGAGAAAAACTGGGAGAAAAAAGGTGCTCAATATCAATATAAAATTAACGGCAAACCACACAGCATTAGTTTTGAAATTGCAAAAAAAGCAGGTAGTGGTTTTGTAAAAGAAAATGCTGGCTTGGTCTGGTTTTTAACCTTTGGTTTGGGTATTATTGGAGCACTACTTTTCATATTACCTAACATTATTTTATTAGGGAAACCAGGTATTAAAAACGATCATATTTATCAGCAGTCTGCAACCAATAGAGGTTTTATTGCTTGGTTGGTTTTGATATACCTTGTTGCTTTTTATTTGGTACTTTATTTTATGGCAGATTATGTTGTAAACTGGACCTTTATTTTAGACCCAATTAGTAAGGCTTTAAATGGAGGAGCAGCTTCACAGTGGTTTGTTTATGGTTTTCTGTATTGTACTATTATGTTAACTATGGGTGTTAGAATGTATATTAAATACAGACACAACAAATACCAAATTATTAGAACAACCTCTGTTTTATTCTTTCAAATTGTATTTGCTTTTCTTATTCCAGAAATTATGACCAGCTTAAATATGCCTGGTTACGATTTTAAAAATGCGTTTCCTTTAGACTATGATTTCTTTTTTGAGTGGAATTTAAAAAGCTTAACCGAAAGTGGTGGAATAGGAATTTTTATTCTGGTTTGGGGTATAGTATTAACCTTAATCATTGTGCCAGTTATGGTTTACTTCTTTGGTAAAAGATGGTACTGTTCTTGGGTTTGTGGTTGTGGAGGTTTAGCAGAAACTTTAGGAGACCCTTACAGACAACACTCTAACAAAAGCTTAAATGCATGGAAGTTAGAACGCTGGTTAATACACTCTGTTTTGGTATTTTCTTTGGTGATGACTTTAGTAACCTTGTATTGCTATTTTTCTGGAACTTCTTCTTTTTTAGGCATAAAATCGCAATGGATTAAAGATACTTACAGCTTTTTAATAGGTGCATGGTTTGCAGGTGTTATTGGTACAGGCTTCTACCCTATTTTTGGAAACAGAGTTTGGTGTAGGTTTGGTTGTCCATTAGCGGCTTACTTAGGTTTAGTGCAACGTTTTAAATCGAGATTTAGAATTACAACTAATGGAGGACAGTGTATTTCTTGTGGAAATTGTTCTACCTATTGTGAGCAAGGAATTGATGTAAGAGCCTATGCACAAAAAGGCGAAAACATTGTAAGATCTAGTTGTGTAGGTTGTGGAATTTGTTCTGCTGTGTGTCCTAGAGGAGTGCTAAAATTAGAAAATGGCCCTGAAGAAGGAAGAATAAATCCGACAGAAATTCTTTTGGGTAATGATGTTGATTTAATGGAATTGGTTAACAAAAAGTATTTGAACTTATAA
- a CDS encoding fasciclin domain-containing protein: protein MKNLNILKYAFISLLTLGVMTSCETTSSYEAELPSIANIAVTNSDFSTLEAAAVAGGVAGVLSNSNPNNPSGAYTVFAPTNDAFARLGLNEQTLGVLQKPFLTNTLLYHVSNGNLAGSSITNGGSSTSALTLDRRFITRGNDTYINGSKILATDVMASNGTVHVIDKVMIATGVDIVQSAIALQSANVFTSPELSYLVEAVVYAELVDALTASDGSPSFTVFAPTDQAFIDLGAALGLTFTQPSDIRQLPKETVQNVLLNHVIANDGKFTSELSAGVVTPLGGDELTLGAFTNGTLTVTGVGNGGEVANMAIPDVQTTNGIVHVIDRVLLPNL from the coding sequence ATGAAAAATTTAAATATATTAAAATACGCATTCATTTCATTACTAACATTAGGTGTAATGACCTCTTGTGAAACTACCTCTAGTTATGAGGCAGAGTTACCATCAATTGCAAATATTGCTGTAACCAATTCAGACTTTAGTACCTTAGAAGCAGCTGCTGTTGCAGGTGGTGTTGCAGGTGTACTTAGTAATTCTAACCCTAATAATCCTAGTGGAGCCTACACTGTTTTTGCACCAACAAATGACGCCTTTGCAAGATTAGGTTTAAACGAGCAAACACTTGGAGTATTACAGAAACCTTTTTTAACAAACACATTATTATACCATGTTTCTAATGGTAACCTTGCAGGTAGTTCAATTACCAATGGAGGTTCGTCTACTTCTGCATTAACCTTAGACAGACGTTTTATTACACGTGGAAATGATACCTACATTAACGGATCTAAAATTTTAGCTACAGATGTTATGGCCAGCAATGGTACTGTACATGTTATTGACAAAGTAATGATAGCTACAGGTGTAGATATTGTACAATCTGCAATTGCTTTACAATCTGCAAATGTATTTACATCACCAGAATTATCTTATTTAGTAGAAGCAGTGGTTTATGCTGAATTGGTAGATGCATTAACGGCATCAGATGGTAGCCCTTCATTTACAGTGTTTGCACCAACAGATCAAGCATTTATTGATTTAGGAGCTGCACTTGGATTAACATTTACGCAACCTTCAGATATTCGTCAGTTGCCAAAAGAAACAGTACAAAATGTATTATTAAACCACGTAATTGCTAATGATGGTAAATTCACATCAGAATTAAGTGCAGGTGTAGTAACGCCTTTAGGTGGAGATGAGTTAACCTTAGGTGCTTTTACAAATGGTACATTAACAGTAACTGGAGTTGGTAATGGAGGTGAAGTTGCAAACATGGCAATACCAGATGTACAAACAACTAATGGTATAGTGCACGTTATTGATAGAGTATTACTACCTAATTTATAG
- a CDS encoding toxin-antitoxin system YwqK family antitoxin → MILFLSITTNQKEFIKNFDDEGNLTSEGWMLNNKKTDFWTFYYPNGVIKKKGHYSNDKKTDYWYFYAKNSKLLREGSYKNDKANDWWIFYSENKKVKCQFKDDEKNGYSLIYQNNRLKKAEHYKSNKKVGEWTSYFSFKRDNPNVKF, encoded by the coding sequence ATGATTTTATTTTTATCGATTACAACTAATCAAAAAGAATTTATTAAAAACTTTGATGATGAAGGTAATTTAACTTCAGAAGGATGGATGCTAAATAATAAAAAGACAGACTTTTGGACCTTTTATTACCCAAATGGAGTGATCAAAAAAAAAGGGCATTATAGTAATGATAAAAAAACAGATTATTGGTACTTTTACGCCAAGAATAGTAAATTACTTAGAGAGGGTAGCTATAAAAATGACAAGGCTAACGACTGGTGGATTTTTTATAGTGAGAACAAAAAGGTAAAATGTCAGTTTAAAGATGATGAGAAAAATGGCTATTCTTTAATTTATCAAAACAACCGTCTTAAAAAAGCCGAACACTATAAGTCTAACAAGAAAGTTGGAGAGTGGACTTCTTACTTTAGTTTTAAAAGAGACAATCCAAACGTAAAATTTTAA
- a CDS encoding glycosyltransferase family 2 protein, which yields MHPIIKVIIPAYNEQDSIGNVILDIPKMVDEVIVVSNNSTDNTEINAKQAGATVLQEPRKGYGYACLKGMDYIKEQTTKPDIIVFLDGDYSDYPEQLTEIIAPIVNEDIDFVVGARVEKFRESGAMTPQQVFGNWLATFLMKLFFNARFTDLGPFRGIKYNKLLALDMQDKTYGWTVEMQLKVLKQKMSYREIPVKYRNRIGVSKVSGTVKGTIFAGVKILGWIFKYSFK from the coding sequence ATGCATCCTATTATTAAAGTTATCATTCCTGCTTATAATGAGCAAGATTCTATTGGAAACGTAATTCTTGATATCCCTAAAATGGTAGATGAAGTTATTGTTGTTAGCAATAACTCTACAGACAATACAGAAATTAATGCCAAGCAAGCAGGTGCAACAGTATTGCAAGAACCTAGAAAAGGATATGGCTATGCTTGTTTAAAGGGTATGGATTACATTAAAGAACAAACCACAAAACCAGATATTATTGTATTTTTAGATGGTGATTACTCAGACTACCCAGAGCAGTTAACAGAAATTATAGCTCCTATTGTTAATGAAGATATCGATTTTGTTGTAGGTGCAAGAGTAGAAAAATTTAGAGAATCTGGAGCAATGACCCCTCAACAAGTATTTGGTAATTGGCTAGCCACCTTTTTAATGAAGTTGTTTTTTAATGCAAGGTTTACAGATCTTGGGCCTTTTAGAGGAATAAAATACAATAAACTACTAGCTTTAGACATGCAAGACAAAACTTATGGTTGGACAGTAGAGATGCAATTAAAGGTTTTAAAGCAAAAAATGAGTTATAGAGAAATACCTGTAAAGTATAGAAACAGAATAGGTGTCTCAAAAGTTTCAGGAACTGTAAAAGGTACTATATTTGCAGGAGTTAAGATTCTTGGTTGGATTTTTAAATATAGTTTTAAGTAA
- a CDS encoding cellulose synthase family protein has product MILEYIIIFIYTICLVLIFLYSLAQLNLLVNYLKYRNKEDNAPKFDFTNPDEIPFVTIQLPVYNELYVMKRLLKNIAKIEYPIQKLEIQVLDDSTDESVAMTAKHVKKIQDLGIDIQHIRRTNRQGFKAGALKEGLKTAKGEFIAIFDADFLPKKDWLYRTVPYFKDKNIGVVQTRWSHINRNYSTLTRIQAFMLDAHFTLEQVGRNSKGHFINFNGTAGIWRKECIYDAGNWQGDTLTEDIDLSYRAQLNNWKFKYLENVETPAELPVIISAARSQQFRWNKGGAENFQKMIKRIVTSKNVSFKTKVHGLLHLLNSSMFTCIFLVAILSIPMLYIKNEYAHLKNYFYVMSFFVLSSLIFFVCYWHMYKNIYGGGFIKFFKYIGAFFTFFSVAMGFSLHNTIAVLEGHLGKKSEFVRTPKFNIKTIKDGWKNNKYIKKKPSVHVILEGLLAIYFVFGMYSAFVVGDQGGDFGLFPFHLMLFIGFSYVFFKSIFSKA; this is encoded by the coding sequence ATGATTTTAGAATACATAATCATATTCATATATACCATTTGTTTGGTGCTAATTTTTTTATATTCATTAGCCCAATTAAACCTTCTTGTAAATTACCTAAAATATAGAAATAAAGAGGATAATGCTCCTAAATTCGATTTTACAAATCCAGATGAAATACCATTTGTTACCATACAATTACCAGTTTACAATGAGCTGTATGTAATGAAGCGTTTGCTTAAAAACATAGCAAAAATAGAGTACCCAATTCAGAAATTAGAAATTCAGGTTTTAGATGATTCTACAGATGAATCTGTAGCTATGACTGCTAAGCATGTAAAAAAAATTCAAGATTTAGGTATCGATATTCAACATATTCGCAGAACCAATAGACAAGGTTTTAAAGCAGGAGCTTTAAAAGAAGGTTTAAAAACAGCTAAAGGCGAATTTATTGCCATTTTTGATGCTGATTTTTTACCTAAGAAAGATTGGTTGTACAGAACAGTGCCTTACTTTAAAGATAAGAACATTGGAGTTGTACAAACAAGATGGAGTCATATCAACAGAAATTATTCTACGTTAACTAGAATACAAGCGTTTATGTTAGATGCGCATTTTACCCTAGAACAAGTAGGTAGAAATAGCAAGGGACATTTCATTAACTTTAATGGTACAGCTGGTATTTGGAGAAAAGAGTGTATTTACGATGCTGGTAATTGGCAAGGAGATACCTTAACTGAAGACATTGATTTAAGTTATAGAGCACAACTAAATAACTGGAAGTTTAAGTACTTAGAAAATGTAGAAACACCTGCAGAATTACCAGTTATTATTAGTGCTGCAAGATCTCAACAATTTAGATGGAATAAAGGTGGAGCTGAGAATTTTCAGAAAATGATTAAAAGAATTGTTACCAGTAAAAACGTTTCTTTTAAAACCAAAGTTCATGGTCTTTTACACTTATTAAACAGCTCTATGTTTACGTGTATTTTCTTGGTAGCTATTTTAAGCATACCTATGTTATACATTAAAAATGAGTATGCACATTTAAAAAATTACTTTTATGTAATGAGCTTTTTTGTACTGAGTTCTCTTATTTTCTTTGTGTGTTATTGGCACATGTATAAAAATATTTATGGAGGTGGTTTTATAAAATTCTTTAAATATATAGGTGCTTTTTTCACCTTCTTTTCTGTAGCAATGGGTTTTTCTTTACACAATACAATTGCAGTTTTAGAAGGGCATTTAGGTAAGAAAAGTGAATTTGTAAGAACTCCGAAATTTAATATTAAAACCATTAAAGATGGTTGGAAAAACAACAAGTACATAAAGAAAAAACCATCTGTACACGTAATTTTAGAAGGGCTGTTGGCTATCTATTTTGTGTTTGGTATGTACAGCGCTTTTGTTGTTGGAGATCAAGGAGGAGATTTTGGTCTGTTCCCTTTTCATTTAATGCTATTTATAGGATTTAGCTACGTATTTTTCAAATCGATTTTCTCTAAAGCCTAA